The following DNA comes from Rhinoraja longicauda isolate Sanriku21f chromosome 30, sRhiLon1.1, whole genome shotgun sequence.
tggcccACATAAAAGCCTCTTATTGGCCGCTATCAtatcaccatcacccctggcagcgtgttccaggcacccaccactgtgttAAGAGAACTTTTCCCCTCTTAACTTTAAGCCCTCGAGTCTTAGGCATTTTAACACTGGGCAAAAGATCTAGCCTGTCGTAATGTTATACACTTTCAGGTCTCCTTCAACCTCAGATagtccatagaaaacaatccaagtttgccctgcCTCTCACTCTGGCTAATActctgtaatccaggcagcattccggcaaacctcttctgcatcctctctgaAGCCTCCACCTTCTTCCTGTAACAGGCAccgccagaactgcacgcaatattccaaaaaGGAATATTCTGGTGTCAGAAAGGAAAACTCGTACGGATATGGAGTTTTTCCACAGTATCTCTGAACACGTCAATATATATCAAGTTGATTAAACCCCTATAGGGAAAATAATCTAAAAAAGGCAAAAATGTTTTTGACCgcaagacataggagtagaattaggcattcagcccattgagtctgctccgccttTCGACCATGGACGAtctatttttttccctctcacctccattctcctgccttctccctttaatCTTTgatcccttgctaatcaagaacctatcaatctctgctttaaaaatacccatggtggatttggcctccactgccttctgtggcaatgatttccacagattcaccaccctctggctaatgaaattcctcctaatcgCCACTTTAGAGGcgtgtccttttattcagaggctgtgccctttggtcttagactctcccactctttGTTTTAACGAAGGTTGTTCGACCCGAGAAGTTAGCCGTtgcactttccacagatgcggcctgccctgctgagttgctccagcacatcttgtttttgttttagatttccagcatctgctggttgGTTTTTGAGTTACATGCCTTTCAAAGCTGCTGTTTAGATCACTCtaccctttaaaaaaaatgtttgggaGAATTTTGTGTcacaaacactagtttagtttagagatacagcgtggaaatgggtcctaatattaacctacaaacctgcacgtctttggagtgtgggaggaataccCACATGgttacgggtagaacgtacaaactccgcacagacagcacccgtagtcgggatcgaacccacacctctggcactgtaaggtagcagttCTATTCAGCCACTATTAAACAACGAGGttctcctcagtaaattgccATGCAGCAGTGTAGTTGCAGGAGTGAATTAGTAACAGAAAAATCATTAGGTGCAAGTTCAAAAGCAAATGGGGGATATGTTTATTTTATCTTTTTACTATATACACAGAATACTATCAAGTGCAACCTAAAGGTTAGGTCGAAGTGTGATCCAGGTATCCTCTCCACCCTCAGAACGAGGACAAACCAGGCTGGAAACTAAGTAAAGATCAGCCTTTAAAGTGGTGCTTCAGTTCGTGTTTCCTTCATTGCGGCTGATACGAGCCACGCTAATGGAGGCAGCAATCGGCGAGGCCCAAACACGACCCCTGCGGGAGTTTAGTGGGCGAATATCAAGCGGTGGATCCCAGCCACCTTGAGCCCAACATCCagtccaagttgggctgaaggccctgtttccacaccggcCGACTCAGTGACTGTGGCGACGTCAGACTAAAGCCTGAGGAATGAACTGCCAGCACACACGCTGGCAAACGCCAGCTTCTCCGAGAGCAGAGacctgggggaagagggggaaacgCTCAAAGCTCCTTTTAAACCTGGCAGCGCTTTCAGGCTGATGCGAAGAAACATTATTGAAGGCTCCTGCTGACAGTGAAGAGGTGGAGAGGCATCCGGGGGAAGATGCCAGCGCTTGCTCTGGTCACACCTGTTGTACCGCCAGTTACAGGACAGCCCAGGTCACACTGTGAAGGATCGCACCTGCACTCACTTCTGCCACACCACTAATCATCACCCGAGTGGCCACAGTAGATTGGTGGCAGTTCTCATTGGTAGCAAATGGGCAGTAGCCCTGTGAATGGCAAGGGGCAAGGTAACAGCCCTCCACGGCAGGGATTCCTCAAACATTATTACACTGCATCTTGAGCGCACAGTTAGCACTGGAGGGACAAGTCAGACAGAGGACGCCACAGAGGCCGACAGCCTCTCCCTTCTTGAATACCTCTGTTTTCGGACTGAAACACAAATCAGAAATGCAGGTGATATAAACGTGCAGGAGGACAGAAAGCCGCGATGCGCCAGTCATTAACATTTTAACaagctcctttagtttagttcagagatacagcgcggaaacaggccattcagcgcaccgggtccgcgccaaccaacgatcgcctgtacgctagttctatcctgcacatcagggacaatttacagaagccaattaatctacgaacctgcacgcgtctttggaatgtgggatgaaaccggagcacccggaaaaaaaacccccacttgctcacggggataacgtacaaactccagacatacagcatctgtagtcaggattgaacccaggtccctggctctgtaaggcagcaactctaccgctgcaccactctgctgcctcATTACtagacgccactgtgccgcccacagtcATGGCTCCAGGACAGTGGACAGGAGCGTTTCAACCTGTGCCAAACaattgtgtgtagcatagtgagaGTGTACGggccgatcactggtcggcatggactcggtgggctgaagggactgatcggaacgtataagattattaaggggttggacacgttagaggcaggaaacatgttcccaatgttgggggagtccagaacaaggggccatagtttaagaataaggggtaggccatttagaactgagatgaggaaaaactttttcagtcagagagttgtgaaactgtggaattctctgcctcagaaggcagtggaggccaattctctgaatgcattcaagagagagctagatagagctcttaaggatagcggagtcaggagggtatggggagaaggcaggaacggggtaccgattgagaatgatcagccatgatcacattgaatggcggtgctggctcgaagggccgaatggcctcctcctgcacctattgtctattgactgtttccaccctgtatctctaaggtctaaagtttaAATATTAAAATCTGTCAAAATCCAAGTAATAACCCCTGTCACCGCCTATCATTATGATGTCCATGGCCATTACCTGATCGGACAGAGCTCCTCATCATTCCCACCTGTGAAAACATTTAAAGAGTTCAGTCACATCAGTCCCACCGGTTAAGATGATTGCAGAATCACATTACTACCAAATTAAAACAAGGGACAAGAGATTGCACAAATTACCAACAGAACATTGTACATTTGCACATAAATTGCTTGGAGCTGTCAGGCAGATCAAATAAAGGCAGTCGATTCTAATCCAATTTAAAATCCCATTATATTTAGTCTAATTGGCATAAAAGCCCAATCAAGTAGAATCCCAAATTACACTTCTCACTTACCTACGTGCTTAATGCCTACAACAGTCAGTACCACAGATGCCAGGTTTTGATGAAagtcacagcatggaaccaggcccttccttCGCCCctctgagtctatgccgaccattaatcaccctttCACCCCGGTTCTAatcttattccactttcgcatccactccctcttCTGCTCAACACTAAAAGGTCCAACTAAAgtacgaactgtcttggttgtacTATAGACTTCGGgctttgctttgttttgcactagATTGGGTGgcgataaactgaactaaacactctagactctcactagggacaattttacgtgtggcggcgccgtaacggctgcggctcgctggcagtctgtttgtcctttttccttttttgtttgtgtgttggtgttggggtggtttgtttttgactgtgtatgtgtggggggggggggggggggaaacctttctttttttaggtctcttcctcggggcgaggctcggccgcagggccttccatcgcccggtgcggctcggccgcgggacttaacagcgcccggtacggccgtaggactttccagcgcggcgcgggacttaccatcgccggtgcggctcggctgcgggacttactatcgcccggtacggctcggccacggggccttccatcgcacggtacggccgcgggactttccagcgcccggtgcggctcggccgcgggaacttccatccccttgcgggggctgtgcgggtcggtcgcctcggtaggggtcgagctgtctgtccgtgggaggggcatgggggcagagagaggacgtttttttgccttccatcacagtgagggggtgtttggagtcactgtgatggttggttgtgttggggtcgtgtgtcttgtgttctttttttttttgttgctctgtgactgctggcaaatgaattccgttcggtatcgaatgacaataaagctattctgtattctgttctttacagggccgattaacctacaatcctgcacgtctttgggatgtgggaggaaaccggagcacccggaggaaacccacacggtcacaaggaggatgtggaaactccacacagacagcacccaaggtcaagatcaaactctGGTCGCGGTTGCTACAGCATTGCTACTTCCTATATTAGAAAGTCAAGTAGTCACATTTCAGTCCTCTAGACGCTAGACACAGGATCTAGACAAGAACAGCAGTGCAGTGCTGTGGGCTCGCTGCAACGTCAGATGTATCCTTGTTCACACAAGATACTGAACCGACAGTGAATGCTGAGAGGTACCATGGCAGTGGTTCAAAGAACAGGGCAATTCTTTCTTGGTTTTCGACAATatttggacaaacttgcattgtttccCCTGGAGTGGAGACCTAGGGGGGAGACCTgaggtaaatgtaaaattaggAGAGGAATGGGTAGTGTAGGTAGGCAGAATCCTTTTCTCAGGGTTGAAATGTGGAAGACTAGAGagctagatttaaggtgagaggggagtgtttaaaggagacgtgcttgGAAAGtttttggaaacaagcccttcagcccaccgagtccatgctaaccatcgatcatccgttcacactatccGTTCACACCATGtgattccactttcccatccagtcCCAACATGTGAAGGGCAATtcatggaggccaattaacctacaaactcgcgcgTCTTTGGGCCGAGAGgaaacctacaattaacctacaaacccgcgcatcGAGAGGAAacatgtggtcacagtgagaacgtgcaaacgccacacaggcaGCAATGCTGGAGACCGTTAACAGGTtgaaatgaaaaagaaaacaCGCAGATAAAATGACATCCAAGTACACCAACTTGCATTTACAAAGTTCCTTTAAATAAAGAATCCCAAGATCACAAATGAGGGAATGCTAACGCCAGCTTACCACTTCACTTGGTTGCAGTATCGAATCTGAAAGGTAATAACCATTTTCAGTTAGAAAGGCCATTTTTGATGGGCGAGTCAACTCAATGGCTGTCCACACCCAATTCATAGATCAGTACACTTCCGCGCGAGCGTTGTGACACAATAGTGCCGTGGCCAAGGGCGAAAATGCAACTGAGATTTGTACCATTCAACAAACACTTCAAGAGCGGTGGCAAGGGAGTGGAAAAGATAAAATTATAACAGGTATTGACGGTAGATAATCAGAATCTTAttccaaggatggaaaaatcataAACTGGAGTGcgtggatttaaggtgagagaaggaaagtttaaaagagatgtgtaggGAAGGTTTTTGTTTTAcatatgcacaaacacacacacagacagacacacgtaCAGCCAGATACACGCGCACAGACAGACATGCGCGcagacatgcgcacacacacatgcgcccacagacagacacacgcccacagacagacacacagagtggtgggtgtctgggctGTGCTGCCAACATTCTTCAGACAGCCGATGGTGAGGAATCTCAGGGACCGTGTGGAAGCTAACTttggggaaaccattttgtggcaactttggaggacattttgggctgggaagTTCAAAACCTATTAGCAGCTTGTGGGAAAGTTCTGTACAAAAGCTTGTTTAGGTTATTGTGATGAAAGCAGGCTTTTGCTCGCATTTGGAAGGGAATGTCTTATTTGAGGAGTTTCCTAAGTTTGAACGATGAGAGTAGAGCAGTGGGTAGAGCAGTGGGTGCTGTCAACATGGATTTTAGTCAAAGTGCTTCTTCGTGTGCTGGGTTGTCCTAGGTTCTATGTTCCCATTTCTTTTTGCAAAGGAAAGGGGCCAGAAACAGGGGAAGAAAAACCAAGAGGggtatataaaaaaaaaaaattggtaaaGCAAGATAGACATTAACGAACTATCTACACGTTCAACAAAcagaaatggaagatagacacaaaaagctgcagtaactcagcaggtcagacagcatctctggagaaaaggaatagatgacgtttcgggtcgagacccttcttcaagggtctccacccgaaacgtcacccattcaatacacaatagacaataggtgcaggagtaggccattcggcccttcgagccagcaccgccattcaatgtgatcatggctgatcatccacaatcagtaccccgttcccgccctctccccataccccctgactccactatcattatctaactctctcgtgaaagcatccagagaattggactccactgccttctgaggcagagaattccacagatttacaactctgagtgaaaaagtttttcctcatctccgttctaaatggcctaccccttattcttaaactggttctggactcccccaacattgggaacatgtttcctgcctcgagcgtgtccaatcccttaataatcttatatgtttcaataagatcccctctcatccttccaaattccagtgtattccttttctccagagatgctgtccgacccgctgagttactccagctttctgagtcttatcttcagtgtaaatcggcatctgcagttccttccgacacagaagCGGACACAAGACAGCTGGTTACCTTTGCCTTGTCGGTAAAACAGACAGGGCAGTTTATTCGCCCGCTTGAGGTAGAAAAAAGCAGCCACGGAGAGAATGACGAGAGAGCCGGTGGCCAGTGTCCCCAGGCACACGGAGGCGGCGATCTCTGCTGCTCCTTGAAGAGAGAAGTGAATCACTTAGTCCCGGTGCAAGCGAAACTGTCTCTTCAGCAACAACCGCGTGGCACCGTCGCGCTTTCCTCTTACCAGTTTTAAGGGTGGTTGGGCCCAGGGTGGTGCCATTCGTTCCACTGCCTTCACTGCTGGAACCCACTGTAACAGGAAAGCTAATGAGTGCAAGGTTCACACGCGGCTGATGACATCCGAAACACGAGGCACGTTTCACTGAGGAGCAGcagcagaacccttcttcagactgaacttggtTATGGTCAGACTGGGAACCGTGCAGTGACAATCTCCTGCGGCCTGTCAAGAAGGCTTGGTTTTGGTAGTAGGCTCGCTGGTAGCCGACCACAGGCAGGAATGGGAGCTTTCTAGTTCCTTGTTCGGAGATCAATCTCTCTTTCGTGTTGGGAATGCCACCACCCTCCTGCAGCTGCAGTTTACAGCTGCTTGGTTGGCAGGTTAAAATGTGGAAGGGAAAGAATTAACTCCACTGAGCATCGTTAGGAGAAGCTAAAACAACAGGAGAGGGTAAAAGAACAAGGGAAAGTGGCATAAATAATGGATACATTAATGGAGCTGGGCATGTGGTGGAATGAatggtcaggactcgagggcgtgTTTGTGTGGGAAGGCATTGCAGatattggtcaggcagcatccctggagaaaaggaataggtgacgtttcggggcgagcccCTTGTTCAGACCGTGAGTCAGGAGATAGGGAAACTAGGgatatgaagaggtacaaagaacaaatgaatgaaaggcaggCAAAAGGgcaaaatcaaagccagcaacgatgatcaaggaaaggtggagcccacagtaGTCCATTTATGGCTGTGTAGACGGTGATAACAAGTGAAGCTAacaagtgaaactagtaggacggacacaaaatgctggagtaactcagcgggacaggcagcatctctggagaggaggaatgggtgacgtttcgggtctgaagtctgacgaagggtgtcaacccgaaacgtcacccattccttctacccggagatgctgcctgtcctgctgagttactccagcattttgtgtctatcttcgggattaaaacagcatcagcagttccttcctacatgaactagtaggatgactcggGTGGGTCATAggcactgacaacagaacaattaaaattcttacttgcaacagcgcaAGAGATCGGAAATAATATACATAGATgataaataataaacaaaaattcaataaattaatgctTCCAATGGTAGTGCAGAAAACACCAAGTCCctggtgcaaccaaagacagccaACACATTTTAAGGTTAGTGTCGTGTAGCGTttcagagcctgatggttgttgggaagaaagtgATCTTGAACTTGGTTATGGTCAGACTGGGAACCATGCAGTGACAATCTCCTGCGGCCTGTCAAGAAGGCTTGGTTTTGGTAGTAGGCTCGCTGGTAGCCGACCACAGGCAGGAATGGGAGCTTTCTAGTTCCTTGTTCAGAGATCAATCTCTCTTTCGTGTTGGGAATGCCACCACCCTCCTGCAACGCTTGGTACAAGGCAGTAGTACTGTCCACCACCAGTGCACTGCACGCGAAACAATGCTCCTTAAAACTGCTGCCATCGTAGCCAAATGGAAGTGGAACTGGAGGACTACAGTCTCTGACACTTGTCGGCAAGAAAACTAAACAGGCAACCGGTTAATGACATGGAGAtagatgaaatgctggagtaactcagcgggtcaggcagcaactcgggagaaaaggaataggtgacgtttcgggtcggaacccttcttcagtctccgacCTGTTCGGAGtcaaaaacgccacctattccttctttccagtgatgctgcctggtctgctgagttgctccagcttcttgtgtctatcttcggtttaaaccagcgtctgcagttccttcgtacacatgacGACACAAAGAGTTTAATTACTCACAGTTAACGCACCCAGTCCGATTGGTCAATGAATACGTTGAGGTCCCGTTAACACACCTGAGGCAGGTGGAGCTTCCATTATTAAACCACTGCCTGTAACAGTCTAACAGCACGCATAGTGTCAGCATttcaaccaaagtgctggagcatcgtGTTACAATTAGTGCTACTCTCATCTTCCCCAGCTATCCCATCTCTgcacagctcccccccccccccccccccctcctcacctc
Coding sequences within:
- the c30h1orf159 gene encoding uncharacterized protein C1orf159 homolog, giving the protein MRPPIAWVLVRFALGVFAETPQSSISPVAHSGCCVDPVDELGFCPQRSLCHPDCYRQWFNNGSSTCLRCVNGTSTYSLTNRTGCVNLGSSSEGSGTNGTTLGPTTLKTGAAEIAASVCLGTLATGSLVILSVAAFFYLKRANKLPCLFYRQGKDSILQPSEVVGMMRSSVRSVRKQRYSRRERLSASVASSV